In Triticum urartu cultivar G1812 chromosome 6, Tu2.1, whole genome shotgun sequence, the following proteins share a genomic window:
- the LOC125516174 gene encoding tubulin beta-3 chain encodes MREILHIQGGQCGNQIGAKFWEVICDEHGIDQTGKYAGDSDLQLERINVYYNEASGGRFVPRAVLMDLEPGTMDSLRSGPYGQIFRPDNFVFGQSGAGNNWAKGHYTEGAELIDSVLDVVRKEAENCDCLQGFQVCHSLGGGTGSGMGTLLISKIREEYPDRMMLTFSVFPSPKVSDTVVEPYNATLSVHQLVENADECMVLDNEALYDICFRTLKLATPTFGDLNHLISATMSGVTCCLRFPGQLNSDLRKLAVNLIPFPRLHFFMVGFAPLTSRGSQQYRALTVPELTQQMWDSKNMMCAADPRHGRYLTASAMFRGKMSTKEVDEQMLNVQNKNSSYFVEWIPNNVKSSVCDIPPTGLSMSSTFVGNSTSIQEMFRRVSEQFTAMFRRKAFLHWYTGEGMDEMEFTEAESNMNDLVAEYQQYQDATADEEEEYDEEEEEEAA; translated from the exons atgaGGGAGATCCTCCACATCCAGGGCGGCCAGTGCGGCAACCAGATCGGGGCCAAGTTCTGGGAGGTGATCTGCGACGAGCACGGCATCGACCAGACCGGCAAGTACGCCGGCGACTCCGACCTCCAGCTCGAGCGCATCAACGTCTACTACAACGAGGCCAGCGGCGGCCGCTTCGTGCCCCGCGCCGTCCTCATGGACCTCGAGCCGGGCACCATGGACTCCCTCCGCTCGGGGCCCTACGGCCAGATCTTCCGCCCCGACAACTTCGTCTTCGGCCAGTCCGGCGCCGGCAACAACTGGGCCAAGGGCCACTACACCGAGGGCGCCGAGCTCATCGACTCCGTCCTCGACGTCGTCCGCAAGGAGGCCGAGAACTGCGACTGCCTGCAAG GATTCCAAGTCTGCCACTCTCTGGGAGGAGGAACTGGTTCTGGTATGGGTACACTGCTCATCTCCAAGATCAGGGAGGAGTACCCAGATAGGATGATGTTGACATTCTCAGTCTTTCCATCACCAAAGGTGTCTGACACTGTGGTGGAACCTTACAATGCTACACTTTCTGTACACCAACTTGTTGAGAACGCTGATGAGTGCATGGTACTTGACAATGAGGCTCTCTATGACATCTGCTTCCGCACTCTGAAGCTTGCTACACCCACAT TTGGTGATCTGAACCATCTTATATCTGCAACTATGAGTGGTGTCACTTGCTGCCTCCGCTTCCCCGGTCAGCTGAACTCCGACCTCCGGAAACTCGCAGTCAACTTGATCCCGTTCCCTCGCCTCCATTTCTTCATGGTTGGCTTCGCACCACTGACCTCGAGGGGTTCTCAGCAGTACCGTGCCCTCACTGTTCCTGAGTTGACCCAGCAGATGTGGGACTCAAAGAACATGATGTGTGCTGCTGACCCGCGTCACGGCCGGTACCTCACAGCCTCTGCCATGTTCCGTGGGAAGATGAGCACAAAGGAAGTTGATGAGCAGATGCTGAACGTCCAGAACAAGAACTCGTCATACTTTGTTGAGTGGATACCCAACAATGTGAAGTCAAGCGTGTGTGACATCCCTCCCACAGGCCTGTCAATGTCGTCCACCTTTGTTGGCAACTCCACCTCCATCCAGGAGATGTTCCGCCGTGTGAGCGAGCAGTTCACTGCCATGTTCAGGAGGAAGGCTTTCTTGCACTGGTACACCGGTGAGGGCATGGATGAGATGGAGTTCACCGAGGCCGAGAGCAACATGAACGATCTGGTCGCTGAGTACCAGCAGTACCAGGATGCCACAGCTGACGAAGAGGAAGAgtatgacgaggaggaggaagaggaggctgCCTAA